In Mailhella massiliensis, the following are encoded in one genomic region:
- a CDS encoding AAA family ATPase: MISINTAKRLVKRALLANITTNKSDLAITPLISGKHGIGKSAIVKSIAKELGGVCLTIEGGTLKEGEITGLPYQYDTGDGHVAFRFLPYYVVERIQETEKRLFERVHPMISSNDSNTLLDEALAGDVNRYAMNDISSEEKIRLLTSGEIVPVIVFIDEINRTENTVYKELMNILLTRTVNGYRFPWWVFFVGAMNPSTQNSIYATNEMDPAQLDRFLKLKVTSSTGEWLRYGKQEGVSPSILRFIKEHPKCLSETSAELEDEEKPTPSPRGWDMVDTILSSEPLLRAFFTDAENAERTVAKDMKTLVASKLGPTVATMYFASLVEEVPALTAEQILGLDKRQLEIASTVKGMSVAKRVQSCDSVLTYLTDNIEFLMLNKAGFEKIKLRLSAFVASLDPSTKLLFAQKIAATTTSDGNNLIEFIFDIFERDLIEMLDLSDEIRAQIEAS; encoded by the coding sequence TTGATTTCAATTAATACCGCAAAACGACTTGTTAAGAGGGCCTTGCTTGCCAACATTACTACAAATAAAAGTGACCTTGCCATCACGCCGCTTATTTCGGGTAAGCACGGCATTGGCAAATCCGCCATAGTAAAAAGCATTGCAAAAGAGTTAGGCGGCGTGTGTCTCACCATAGAGGGCGGCACACTTAAAGAAGGAGAGATAACGGGGCTTCCCTATCAATATGACACTGGCGATGGTCACGTTGCCTTCCGTTTCCTTCCTTATTATGTTGTCGAGCGCATCCAAGAGACCGAAAAAAGGCTCTTCGAACGGGTGCATCCGATGATCTCCTCGAACGACTCGAACACCTTGCTCGACGAAGCTCTTGCTGGTGACGTAAATCGATATGCCATGAACGACATTTCGTCCGAGGAAAAGATACGTCTTTTAACTTCAGGGGAAATCGTTCCCGTCATCGTCTTCATCGACGAAATCAACCGTACGGAAAATACCGTCTATAAAGAGCTGATGAACATTCTGCTTACGAGGACGGTTAACGGTTATCGCTTCCCCTGGTGGGTGTTTTTTGTAGGCGCCATGAATCCAAGCACGCAGAACAGTATTTACGCAACTAATGAAATGGATCCTGCACAGCTCGACCGTTTTCTCAAGCTTAAGGTGACAAGCAGCACTGGTGAATGGCTCCGTTATGGCAAACAGGAAGGCGTTTCCCCGTCTATTCTTCGTTTTATCAAAGAGCATCCTAAATGTTTGTCAGAAACATCTGCCGAACTTGAGGATGAAGAAAAACCAACCCCATCACCTCGCGGCTGGGACATGGTCGACACCATCCTCTCAAGCGAGCCCTTGCTCAGAGCCTTCTTTACAGATGCGGAGAACGCAGAGAGGACTGTTGCAAAGGATATGAAGACGCTTGTCGCATCGAAGCTCGGCCCAACCGTTGCCACCATGTACTTCGCAAGCCTTGTAGAAGAGGTTCCTGCTCTAACTGCGGAACAGATTCTTGGGCTCGATAAAAGACAGCTCGAAATTGCATCTACAGTTAAGGGGATGTCCGTAGCGAAGCGTGTTCAATCCTGCGATTCCGTCCTAACGTATCTCACAGATAATATTGAGTTTCTTATGCTCAACAAAGCGGGTTTTGAGAAGATCAAGTTACGGCTTTCCGCCTTCGTCGCATCACTTGACCCTTCAACAAAGCTGCTCTTTGCTCAAAAAATCGCTGCAACAACCACCTCTGATGGAAATAACCTAATTGAGTTCATCTTTGATATCTTTGAGCGGGATCTCATCGAAATGCTCGACCTCTCTGATGAGATAAGAGCGCAGATCGAGGCTAGTTAA
- a CDS encoding VWA-like domain-containing protein: MVNSEGIVDLHREISEAVLKYEKSADPALLSHINDGFSRFAQLVTLFLVSERDTYYGYFFMAMTFRPNPNMDAIAGILLDAYPPIFEANPLRLFKLSLKEILYVFCHEVDHVVFNHPAEMVRSNPEKQPDLFKLFNYAADASVNDQLNYEAACGKKFLAPPKGIITSQFISARFNIAQVAPRQDYLYYFNLIKDVALPEEMGNSKEPGFEGGPLAGGSSVESGGDEGAEFEEGLLIGNHSWESSTGEDEEITGTLDEMLESATKAFLNNVNELMGAEARGMMPAYYIERLEQINAPAKLNWKQLLKKYVGTISAEKIKTKTRLNRRQPLRFDLSGTRESKTLKIAIAIDTSASMDSEQLRQIFAEVFAIVAQRRCEITVIECDAEVRNVYRITSPDDANLEVSGRGGTCFSPVIHYINDRRYYRDALLIYFTDGYGEKSIPRPRTYRNLWVISGVTVHLSVEQPYGLVLPLEDA; encoded by the coding sequence ATGGTGAACAGCGAAGGGATTGTCGATCTTCACCGTGAAATAAGCGAAGCCGTTCTAAAGTATGAAAAGAGCGCCGATCCGGCGCTTCTGAGTCACATTAACGATGGATTCAGTCGTTTTGCCCAGCTCGTCACGTTGTTCCTTGTTTCGGAACGGGATACCTACTACGGCTATTTCTTCATGGCTATGACATTTAGGCCAAATCCTAACATGGACGCCATTGCAGGTATTCTCCTCGACGCCTACCCGCCCATCTTTGAAGCGAATCCTCTTCGCCTATTCAAGCTTTCGCTCAAAGAGATACTGTATGTCTTCTGCCATGAAGTGGACCATGTTGTTTTTAACCATCCGGCAGAAATGGTTCGCTCTAACCCGGAAAAACAACCCGACCTATTTAAACTTTTCAACTACGCTGCCGACGCTTCTGTAAACGATCAGCTTAATTATGAGGCGGCTTGTGGAAAGAAGTTCCTTGCACCCCCCAAGGGAATCATCACGTCTCAGTTCATTTCTGCGCGATTCAACATCGCTCAAGTGGCTCCGCGTCAAGATTACCTCTACTACTTCAATCTCATCAAAGATGTGGCTCTTCCGGAGGAGATGGGGAATAGCAAGGAGCCTGGGTTTGAAGGCGGGCCTCTCGCTGGCGGCTCCTCGGTCGAATCGGGGGGCGACGAAGGGGCTGAATTTGAAGAAGGGCTGCTTATAGGCAACCATAGTTGGGAATCTTCGACCGGGGAGGACGAGGAGATAACCGGTACGCTTGACGAGATGCTTGAATCTGCCACTAAAGCATTTCTGAATAACGTAAACGAGCTCATGGGAGCCGAAGCGCGAGGCATGATGCCCGCCTACTATATAGAGCGACTTGAGCAAATTAATGCGCCGGCCAAGCTTAACTGGAAGCAACTTCTTAAAAAATATGTCGGCACCATCTCTGCAGAGAAGATTAAGACGAAAACGCGACTCAATCGCCGACAGCCGCTTCGTTTTGATTTATCCGGTACAAGGGAGAGCAAGACGCTTAAAATCGCCATCGCGATAGATACTTCCGCCTCGATGGATAGTGAACAACTTCGCCAGATCTTTGCTGAAGTTTTCGCCATCGTTGCTCAACGAAGATGTGAAATTACCGTTATCGAGTGCGACGCAGAAGTTCGAAATGTATACCGCATCACATCGCCCGATGATGCAAACTTAGAGGTATCAGGAAGGGGCGGCACCTGCTTCTCTCCAGTAATTCACTACATCAATGACCGTCGCTATTATAGAGATGCCTTACTTATTTACTTTACGGATGGGTATGGCGAGAAGAGTATTCCCCGACCGCGTACCTATCGCAATCTTTGGGTCATTTCTGGCGTAACGGTTCACTTATCTGTGGAACAGCCCTATGGTCTCGTACTCCCCTTGGAGGACGCATGA